The following coding sequences are from one Devosia yakushimensis window:
- the radC gene encoding RadC family protein, producing the protein MTDRPDELAEAAYPSPVPAANDHAGHRQRVRERFLKVGGDALEDYELLELILQLVVPRRDTKALAKTLLREFGSFSGVFNASQARLEKIDGLGTTSVAHIKVIQAVAARFGRDRIAAEKPILSSWTQLIEYCNSQMAYQSIEQFRILFLDKKNRLIADEVQQTGTVDHTPVYPREVIKRALELSATALILLHNHPSGDPTPSSADVRMTKEIGDIAKPLGITLHDHLIIGKSGHASLRGLKLI; encoded by the coding sequence ATGACCGACCGGCCCGACGAACTGGCCGAGGCCGCCTACCCTTCCCCGGTGCCGGCCGCCAATGATCATGCCGGCCATCGCCAGCGCGTGCGGGAGCGCTTCCTCAAGGTGGGCGGGGATGCGCTGGAAGATTACGAGCTGCTGGAGCTGATCCTGCAGCTTGTGGTTCCCCGCCGCGACACCAAGGCGCTGGCCAAGACGCTGCTGCGCGAATTCGGCTCGTTCTCGGGCGTGTTCAATGCCAGCCAGGCGCGGCTCGAAAAGATCGATGGGCTCGGCACGACGTCAGTGGCGCATATCAAGGTCATCCAGGCCGTCGCTGCCCGTTTCGGGCGGGATCGCATCGCCGCCGAAAAACCCATCCTGAGCTCCTGGACGCAGCTTATCGAATATTGCAACAGCCAGATGGCCTATCAATCCATCGAGCAGTTCCGCATCCTTTTCCTCGACAAGAAAAACCGGCTGATCGCCGACGAGGTGCAGCAGACCGGCACTGTCGACCACACGCCCGTCTATCCGCGCGAAGTCATCAAGCGGGCACTGGAGCTGTCCGCCACGGCGCTGATCCTGCTCCACAATCACCCTTCGGGCGACCCAACCCCCTCCTCCGCCGACGTGCGGATGACCAAGGAAATCGGCGATATCGCCAAGCCGCTCGGCATTACGCTGCACGACCATCTGATTATCGGAAAATCCGGCCACGCCTCGCTGCGCGGCCTCAAGCTAATCTGA
- the map gene encoding type I methionyl aminopeptidase, translating into MTTFVDASSKARRTPGVIPLHGEEGFAGMRKAGQLTAQALDILVDYVEAGVPTSTIDRVAYEFARDNGAIPATIFYKGYRHSLCTSINHVVCHGIPDERPLREGDIVNIDLTLIVDGWYGDSSRMYPVGEISRKAERLIEVTYLGLEAGIAAAKPGNTTGDIGAAIQAVAEGERMSVVRDFVGHGVGRLFHDEPNILHFGVPGTGVPLRPGMIFTIEPMINLGRPHVKILSDGWTAVTRDRTLSSQAEHSIGITETGCEIFTLSPGGLFNPLAARAA; encoded by the coding sequence ATGACCACCTTTGTCGATGCCAGTTCCAAGGCCCGCCGCACCCCTGGCGTTATCCCGCTGCATGGCGAGGAAGGCTTTGCCGGCATGCGCAAGGCGGGCCAGCTGACGGCGCAGGCGCTGGACATCCTGGTCGACTACGTCGAGGCGGGCGTGCCGACCTCCACCATCGATCGCGTGGCCTATGAATTCGCCCGCGACAATGGCGCCATTCCGGCCACCATTTTCTACAAGGGCTACCGGCACTCGCTCTGCACCTCGATCAACCATGTCGTGTGCCACGGCATTCCCGACGAAAGGCCGCTGCGCGAGGGCGATATCGTCAATATCGACCTGACGCTGATCGTCGATGGCTGGTATGGCGATTCGAGCCGCATGTATCCGGTGGGCGAAATTTCGCGCAAGGCGGAACGCCTGATCGAAGTGACCTATCTGGGCCTCGAAGCCGGCATTGCCGCCGCCAAGCCCGGCAATACCACCGGCGATATCGGCGCGGCCATCCAGGCTGTCGCAGAAGGCGAGCGCATGAGCGTGGTCCGCGACTTTGTGGGTCATGGTGTCGGCCGGCTCTTTCACGACGAACCCAATATCCTCCATTTCGGCGTTCCCGGCACGGGCGTACCGCTCCGGCCCGGCATGATCTTTACCATCGAACCGATGATCAATCTGGGCCGGCCGCATGTCAAAATCCTGTCGGATGGCTGGACGGCGGTGACCCGCGACCGCACCCTGTCCTCCCAGGCGGAGCATTCCATCGGCATCACCGAAACCGGCTGCGAGATTTTCACCCTCTCACCCGGCGGCCTCTTCAACCCGCTTGCCGCGCGGGCTGCCTGA
- a CDS encoding competence/damage-inducible protein A, producing MSSPATITAALIVIGDEILSGRTKDVNIGATADFCTDLGIDLKEVRVVSDETDDIVDAVNALRARYTYVFTTGGIGPTHDDITADAVAKAFGVALPINPQARAMLEARWKETGTEVNEARLRMARIPEGADLIVNSVSAAPGFRIGNVHVMAGVPIIMRAMLEALAPTLQGGKKVLSRTVKAAVGEGTVGGPLGALQAQYPDVKMGSYPQMGKDRVMTELVLRSSDEALLEEATAKVQAMVDAAHARAGVTPPEN from the coding sequence ATGTCGAGCCCTGCCACCATTACCGCCGCGCTGATCGTCATTGGCGATGAAATTCTTTCCGGACGCACCAAGGACGTCAATATCGGCGCCACCGCCGATTTCTGCACCGATCTGGGGATCGACCTCAAGGAAGTGCGGGTCGTCAGCGACGAGACCGACGACATCGTCGATGCCGTCAATGCCCTGCGGGCCCGCTATACCTACGTCTTTACCACCGGCGGCATCGGCCCCACCCATGACGACATCACGGCCGACGCGGTCGCCAAGGCGTTCGGCGTGGCCCTGCCGATCAATCCGCAGGCGCGCGCCATGCTCGAAGCCCGCTGGAAGGAGACCGGCACCGAGGTCAATGAAGCCCGGCTGCGCATGGCCCGCATTCCCGAAGGCGCCGATCTGATCGTCAATTCGGTCAGCGCCGCGCCCGGTTTCCGGATCGGCAATGTGCATGTCATGGCGGGCGTGCCGATCATCATGCGGGCCATGCTTGAAGCGCTGGCGCCGACCCTGCAGGGCGGCAAGAAAGTGCTGTCGCGCACGGTCAAGGCGGCGGTGGGCGAGGGCACTGTCGGCGGCCCGCTGGGCGCGCTGCAGGCGCAATATCCCGATGTCAAAATGGGCAGCTATCCGCAGATGGGCAAGGATCGGGTGATGACCGAACTGGTCCTGCGCTCGTCCGACGAGGCGCTGCTTGAGGAAGCAACCGCCAAGGTGCAGGCCATGGTGGATGCGGCCCATGCCAGGGCTGGTGTGACGCCGCCGGAAAACTAG
- the gpt gene encoding xanthine phosphoribosyltransferase yields MNNPNEKSFPVSWDQFHRDSRALAWRLAGLGSFDAIVAIARGGLVPAAIVARELNIRTVETVAVKSYDHQNQGGIKVLKEISPPLLELARGGAKILIVDDLVDTGSTARVVREMLPGAHFATVYAKPKGREMVDTFITEVSQDTWIFFPWDLDVAYVAPISGGTD; encoded by the coding sequence GTGAACAATCCCAACGAAAAGTCCTTCCCGGTCAGCTGGGACCAGTTTCATCGCGATAGCCGGGCCCTGGCCTGGCGGCTGGCGGGGCTGGGTTCGTTCGATGCCATCGTGGCCATTGCGCGGGGCGGGCTGGTGCCGGCGGCGATCGTAGCGCGCGAGCTCAATATCCGCACGGTCGAGACCGTGGCGGTCAAGAGCTACGACCACCAGAACCAGGGCGGCATCAAGGTTCTCAAGGAAATCAGCCCCCCGCTGCTCGAACTGGCCCGCGGTGGCGCCAAGATCCTGATCGTGGACGATCTGGTCGACACCGGCTCGACGGCCCGCGTCGTCCGCGAAATGCTGCCCGGCGCCCACTTCGCCACGGTCTATGCCAAGCCCAAGGGCCGCGAAATGGTCGACACCTTCATCACCGAAGTCAGCCAGGACACCTGGATCTTCTTCCCCTGGGACCTGGACGTGGCCTATGTGGCCCCGATCAGTGGCGGGACGGACTGA